One stretch of Prunus persica cultivar Lovell chromosome G1, Prunus_persica_NCBIv2, whole genome shotgun sequence DNA includes these proteins:
- the LOC18789165 gene encoding E3 ubiquitin-protein ligase AIP2, with product MEFKSKDEKRLEQRLKELHKDVSKKQKFEDAVVSLNSLLRDHYASASPSLRKLYYGVVCRVATVLKTRYTSPGFWASGLALFRLAQSLVSDPAEKAHLLSCISEAQQVVHQENDPPQPSSSPNQGYLFEGHLTVDREPPQPQWLVQSNLMTAALAAGSSSVPGRPESGNDDSNNSESAVNLLQSLIDNLDSVFPPGIMDDVRAAPRVPPASKRVVANLPVITITEEVLKKLGEEAECAICKENLVVNDKMQELPCKHTFHPPCLKPWLDEHNSCPICRHELQTDDHAYESWKEREREAEEDRKGAANAVRGGEYMYV from the exons ATGGAGTTTAAATCTAAAGACGAAAAGCGATTGGAGCAGCGATTGAAGGAGCTTCACAAAGACGTATCGAAGAAGCAGAAGTTCGAAGACGCCGTCGTCTCCCTCAATTCGCTGCTTCGGGACCACTACGCCTCTGCTTCCCCTTCCCTCCGGAAATTGTATTACGGCGTCGTTTGCCGAGTCGCCACTGTCTTGAAGACCCGGTACACCTCGCCTGGTTTCTGGGCCTCCGGACTCGCCCTATTCCGGCTCGCCCAATCCCTCGTTTCCGACCCGGCCGAGAAGGCCCACTTGCTCTCCTGCATCTCCGAGGCCCAGCAAGTCGTTCATCAGGAAAACGACCCTCCACAACCCTCGTCTTCTCCAAATCAAG GGTATTTGTTTGAGGGGCATCTGACGGTGGATCGGGAGCCGCCACAGCCGCAGTGGCTGGTGCAGTCGAATCTCATGACTGCCGCCCTGGCGGCGGGGTCGTCTTCCGTGCCGGGTAGGCCGGAATCCGGAAACGACGACAGCAACAACTCGGAAAGCGCGGTGAATTTGCTTCAGTCCCTCATCGACAACCTCGACAGCGTTTTTCCGCCGGGGATAATGGATGATGTGAGGGCAGCCCCGAGGGTCCCGCCGGCGAGCAAACGGGTGGTGGCGAATCTTCCGGTGATTACGATCACAGAGGAGGTGCTGAAGAAGCTCGGAGAGGAGGCCGAGTGCGCCATTTGTAAAGAGAACTTGGTTGTGAATGACAAGATGCAGGAGTTGCCTTGCAAGCACACATTTCACCCTCCATGCCTAAAGCCATGGCTG GACGAGCACAATTCGTGTCCGATATGCCGGCATGAGTTGCAGACTGATGATCATGCGTATGAAAGCTggaaggagagggagagggaggcTGAAGAAGACAGAAAGGGGGCTGCAAATGCCGTTCGAGGTGGTGAATACATGTATGTTTag
- the LOC18789411 gene encoding uncharacterized protein LOC18789411, producing the protein MEMATCFSSTSSSSSSGLATKLGSGCDHIPHHAQTQINGYGSFLGCRRRSRLRAGVVAGGSASSSTKRTAVNGYVGPGSSADRLNSTWSDSCLVVPPPTGKKPRAIIKFLGGAFIGAVPELTYSYLTELLAKDGFLVISVPYNVTFDHVQAAAQVYERFNACLDTILASGLPNANLSPAQLAQLPVFSVGHSNGALLQVLAGSYFSDKVPKANAIIAYNNRPATEAVPYFEQLGPLVNQMVPIVEASPVSSMARTASGDAWKALVDAAGAMLPDNQETLSSLTKFVDQLPSVLNEVTQGISEFKPTPSENRVFFKSSYNVKHTLLVKFNFDAIDETYTLEETLKPRVESIGGTLEKVEISGNHITPCIQEPKWQVGNVYTPADAVAQSLKTLSLNDVRVLSRTISDWFRGFED; encoded by the exons ATGGAAATGGCCACTTGTTTCTCTTCCACTTCCTCATCGTCCTCCTCCGGCCTTGCCACCAAATTGGGAAGCGGATGTGATCATATCCCTCATCATGCCCAAACCCAAATCAACGGCTATGGTTCCTTCTTGGGGTGCCGTCGGAGGAGTAGATTAAGAGCAGGAGTGGTCGCAGGTGGCTCAGCCTCATCTTCTACCAAGAGGACTGCTGTCAATGGCTATGTGGGTCCAGGCAGCTCCGCAGACAGATTAAACTCCACTTGGAGCGATTCTTGTTTGGTGGTACCTCCACCCACTGGCAAGAAGCCTCGCGCCATCATCAAATTCTTGGGTGGTGCCTTCATTGGAGCTGTTCCTGAACTTACTTACAG CTACTTAACTGAGCTATTGGCAAAAGATGGGTTTCTTGTTATATCAGTGCCATACAATGTGACCTTTGATCATGTCCAAGCTGCTGCACAAGTGTATGAGAGGTTCAATGCCTGCTTGGACACCATCTTAGCTTCTGGATTGCCCAATGCCAATCTATCACCTGCCCAACTTGCTCAACTGCCGGTGTTTTCTGTTGGCCATAG TAATGGCGCGCTTCTTCAAGTACTTGCAGGGAGCTATTTCTCTGATAAAGTCCCAAAG GCCAATGCCATAATCGCATACAACAATAGACCAGCGACAGAGGCTGTGCCTTACTTTGAGCAG CTAGGTCCTTTAGTTAATCAGATGGTGCCTATTGTAGAAGCATCTCCAGTTTCATCAATGGCTAGGACTGCCTCAG GAGATGCATGGAAGGCACTGGTTGATGCAGCCGGAGCAATGCTACCAGACAATCAGGAAACTCTAAGTTCGCTGACTAAATTTGTTGATCAGCTACCTTCAGTGCTAAATGAG GTAACGCAAGGGATATCGGAATTTAAGCCAACACCCTCTGAAAATCGTGTTTTCTTTAAAAGCTCGTACAATGTCAAACACACACTACTG GTGAAGTTCAATTTCGACGCAATTGATGAGACCTATACTCTTGAAGAGACATTGAAGCCTCGTGTGGAATCTATTGGCGGGACACTAGAAAAGGTCGAAATAAGTGGTAACCATATCACACCATGCATACAG GAGCCAAAGTGGCAAGTAGGGAACGTGTACACTCCAGCAGATGCTGTTGCTCAGAGTCTCAAGACTCTTTCTCTAAATGACGTTAGAGTCCTCTCAAGAACCATAAGCGACTGGTTCAGAGGCTTTGAAGATTGA